ATACTCCAGAAATAATTTTTCCTCGTTCCGTTCCATAAAGAGACTCTACAACAGGTCCTTCCCTGGGATTTTCTTTGCTATCATTAGGTAATCCTAGCCGCGAAGAATTAATCTTCATCCCAGAATGAGCAATCAGATAGGTCTCCCCTGTAACGCCCAAATGAAATTCTTCCATCGCCTGAGCTATTGCATCAAGCTTTACTGCGCTCACAACCGCCCCTAGAAACTCTTCGTGGTCATTAAAGACAGGCGCACTAAATACTACAATCCACTCTTTACTAGAACGGCCTTGTAATGCATCACTAATATACTCTTCTCTATGCTTTGCCCGTTGAAAATATTCTCGATCTGAAACATCTTCGCCAGATACCGCTCTTCCATTTGCATTAATAAATGTAATCCCAGTAATATGAGGATTGTTTTTAGCAAATAGTTCTGCACGTTGAAAAAATGTATTTAAGTCGCCACGACGTACAGACGGCAATTGAGACAACGTCCGTACCCGACTCGCATTATCTTCGAACCAATGCGTTATATAGTTCGTTTCTAAAAGAACGGTTTGCTCAAAACTCTTCAAAGCAAACTCACGAGCGTTATTAATTTCATAGTAAGTAAAAACGGAAAACAGCACTACACCTATCAACCCCATAGATACAATAAGCAGTCGAAAATAACCAGAAATTGTCCTCAAGAAAGCTTCTTGTACTCGTTCTAAAAGAGTCATCGCATTTCTCTCGCTTTCGCTTTTGACATTTTCTTAAGTGCAAGTTTCTATTCCGCTACTACGCAACTCCTATTATGAAAACCGATATTTTCTTCTTCGCTGCACGATATCTTCTGCAACTGATACAGCTTTTATTATTTTAGATTATTCTGTAATTGGCAAGATATTCCTTTTATTGTGAGAACTATTTTTCATTTTCTTAAAACAAACCTGTACTACTGTCTCTATACTATCTTCTCTAGAAACCCAGGCTTACTACACGCTTCGTTTCCACCTTCCATTTTATGGATTTAAGTTGTTTCTTGCTTCCAATTATTTTTATTTGAATTTTTCGATTTATTTCTTGAGGTCAAGTGCTTCTAGTGTTAAAATAGTAGTTGAGAATCGTTATTTTTACTAATCAAGAGGTGATGTCATGGATAAAACTTCAACCAACTTGAAACATTTTTCCAATATCAGCTATAATTCCACTTCCTACGTTTTAGAAATTACTTTTGATGATGGATCGATCCATCGGCATCCTGGAATCTCACAAACTACACATGATGCATTAATGTCCGCACCTTCTCCTGAACAGTATTATCAAGAACAACTCGAAAAAATTTATCCCTTTCAAAAAATTGTTAAATAAATTAGTTTTATAATCTACTATAGTGAATATTTCATGTTAGAATACTATTGCTAAACCATTTTTCTTTTTTATGCCGTTCGGTGTTAACAAACCGAACGGCCTTTTTTATAGTTAACCTTTCACACCATTAAGTTTGAATTCATAACCCGTTGTCCAGCCCGCAAACTAGTAGTACA
This Anaeromusa acidaminophila DSM 3853 DNA region includes the following protein-coding sequences:
- a CDS encoding KTSC domain-containing protein — protein: MDKTSTNLKHFSNISYNSTSYVLEITFDDGSIHRHPGISQTTHDALMSAPSPEQYYQEQLEKIYPFQKIVK